The Kaistella daneshvariae genomic sequence AGAACTTTTGAACCACGACGACAAACTTTTCACACTTTTCGGCGGCGAACATTCGGTGTCCATTGGTTCCATTCGCGCTGTTGGTGAAAAATACGAAAATCTGACCGTTTTACAACTCGACGCGCACACCGATCTGCGTCCGGATTTTCATGGTTCTACTTCCAATCACGCCTGCGCGGTTTTTGAAGCAAGCCAGAAACATAACCTTGTTCAGGTTGGAATCCGCTCTTGCGACATCGAAGAAATGCAATACGTGAACAAAGAGCAGTGCTTTTTCGCGCATGAAATTGCCAACAATGAAAATTGGGTAAATGATGTGCTGGAAAAAGTTTCCGGAAACGTCTACATCACCATCGATTTGGATGCTTTTGATCCGTCAATAGCGCCCTCAACCGGTACTCCGGAACCAGGCGGATTGCAGTGGTATCCAACTTTAGAACTGCTTAGAAAAGTTTTTGAAAAATGCAATGTGGTGGCTTTCGATATCGTAGAACTTATGGATTCGCCAATGCCAAAACCTACGGCTTTCCTTGCCGCGAAGTTGTATTACAAAATGCTGGCGTATTATCACATCAGCAAACCGTAAACTTTCGGTATAAAAAATATCCCCTTAAAAGGGGATTTTTTTTTGTTTTTAGCGTGGCATCAAAATATCATCTACATCATTCATCCGGTTCATAACGGAGCGTGCGTAGGAGCAGTGCGGATAGACTTTCAAGTTGTTTTCGCGGGCGAATTTTATTCCTTCCTGCACAAGATATTTTCCCATTCCCCGACCTTCAAACTGGCGGTGTACCAAGACGTACGAAATAATCATTTTATTTTCTTCGGGAGCAATTGTATAAGTTAATCTGCCAATTTCTTCATCGTTTGAGAGGGTAATTACGCCGCCGTTCCCTGAGCGGTTGTTCGTATAATTCATAATTTGTGATTTTTCTATTGATTAAATTTACTGAAATTTATTTAAGCATTTTTCATGCCTTCAAAACTTTAAGTTCTATGAAATTAAAATTTTTAACTTTGGATTAAATATTTTTAATGAAAATTACACTGAACCGTCTGAACGACGACTATTTGTTTGAATGCACCAACGCTTTGGGCAACAAAATTCTTTTGGATAATATTTCTGAATCGCCCGGAACGAAAGGTGTTTCGCCTATGGAAACTGTTTTGATGGCTGTCGCGGGCTGCAGCGGAATCGATATGGTTTCGATATTAAAAAAGCAAAGACAGGAACTCACCGGCTTTTCCGCCGAAGTTGAAGGCGAAAGAATTCAGAAAGACGAAGCCAAACCTTTTAAAAATATTTTGGTGAAGTTTTTTCTGCAAGGAAATATTGATCACGCCAAAGCGGAGCGCGCCGCCTCACTTTCTTTTGAAAAATACTGTTCGGTTTCCAAAACGTTGGAGCCGAATGTAACGGTAACTTATGAAGTTTTCGTAAACGGCGAAAAAGTTTGAAAATTCTCACAGAACTCAAGGAAAAAGTCCGGAAGCTGAAAGCGGAAATTCAGGTTTTAATTTATGCATATTCCGACAAGCGAACGCCTTTGCTCGCGAAATTGGTGATTGGCCTCACGGTTGGTTATTTGCTGAGTCCAATTGATTTAATCCCGGATTTTATTCCCGTTCTCGGCATTCTTGATGACTTGATTATTGTCCCACTTTTAATCATGTGGTCCATCCGTTTAATTCCGAAAAATATCCTGGAAGAAGCGCGAAAAAATGTCGCTGAAAACCCGAAAAAACTTCAAAAAACAAACTGGATTTTCGGCGTTATAATCGTATTATTTTGGTTATTTCTGGTTTATTTGGCTTATCAGAAATTTGGTGCGGCGTATTTTAAAAACTAAAAAATTCCGTGCTAAAAGCACGGAATTTTTATATTTCTAAAGCTCTAATTAGATTTAAGCTGGCCGCGAACCCATTCTCGGCTGAATAAGTTTCGCAATCGTCGCCGTCCAGCCGGTTTGGTGTGAGGCGCCAATTCCTTCACCGGTATCACCATTAAAATATTCGTGGAACATCACGTAATCTTTGAAAAATTCGTTTTGATTCAAAAATTCGTTTCCACCGTTAAACGGTCGGTTTCCGTTTTCATCCTTACTAAAAATCGAGTAGAGACGCTTGCTTAAATCGTTCGCCACAAAATCCAGATTTCGCATTTCCAGGCTGCCTGTCGGATATTCGATTTGAAGGCTGTCTCCGTAATAATAATGGAAGCGTTGCAGACTTTCAACAATCAGGAAATTAATTGGGAACCAAATGGGGCCGCGCCAGTTGCTGTTGCCGCCAAACATACTGCTGTCGCTTTCTGCGGGCGTATATTTCACCACGAAATCCTGTCCGTCTATATTGAAAACGAATGGGTCATTTTCATAATATTTCGACATGGAGCGAATTCCGTAATCCGATAAAAATTCCTTTTCGTCGACCATTCGGCTCAAAACCCTTTTCAGCCGGGTTTTGCGGAGAATGCTCATCAAATGTTTTCCGCCCTGGCCTTCAACTTCCCAATGTGACACCAAATCGGCAAGATCAGGCTTGTTTTTTAAAATCCATTCCATGCGCTGGCGGAAATTCGGTAGTTTTTCCAGCGTTTCATGTTCGATGATTTCCACGGCAAAAAGGGGAATTAAGCCCACAATACTGCGCAGTTTCAGTGATTTAGAATCACCGTCGTTCAATTGAAGCAGATCGTAGAAAAACCCGTCATTCTCGTTCCAAAGACCGTTTTTCTTGTCACCAAGATTTTCCATCGCTTCCGCGATGTAGAGATAATGTTCGAAAAACTTAATCGCCATATCCTCATAAATCGGATTGTAAAGTGCCAATTCCATTGAAATCCGCATCATATTTAAGGCAAACATCGCCATCCAGCTCGTGCCGTCGGCCTGTTCCAGGTGATCACCGTTTTTAAACTGCATATTTCGGTCAAAAGCTCCGATGTTATCGAGACCTAAAAAGCCGCCGCCAAAAACATTATTTCCGTTTTTATCTTTCCGGTTTACCCACCAAGTAAAATTCAGCAAAAGCTTTTGGAAAACGCTTTCCAGAAAAGGAATATCGGGCTTTCCGTGCATTTTTTCATCAATCTTGAAAACGCGGAAAGTTGACCAGGCATGCACGGGCGGATTTACATCGCTGAAATCCCATTCATATGCCGGCAATTGCCCATTCGGATGGATGTACCATTCTTTGGTTAATAATTTCAGCTGGCATTTTGCAAAATCTGAATCTAAAATTGCAAAAGGAACGCAGTGAAAAGCCAAATCCCAGGTTGCAAACCACGGATATTCCCACTTATCAGGCATGGAAATGATGTCTTTGTTCTGCATATGTTCCCATTCCGTATTGCGTACAAAATGATTGAAATTTCGCGGCGCTTCCAACTGCGGATCACCTTTCAGCCATTTCGATACGTTATAATGGTAGAATTGCTTATTCCACAAAAGTCCGGCAAACGCCTGTCTTTGGATGTTTTTTTCTTCTTCGTCTTCAATCTGACACTGGATTTCGCCGTAAAATTCATCCGCTTCATTTTTCCGCAAATCGAAAACCTGGTCGAAATCGAAAAAAGCATCTTCCATATCATGCGGACTCATCCGGAAATCGAAAACTTGGGTTTCGCCGCCTTCAATTTCTGCTTCTAAAAAAAAGCTTGCTTTAGTGCCTTTTTTTTCAGGATTAATGGCGTTTTGGTCACCATAGACAACGAAATTATTAATGCCGTCTTTATAAAATTTTGCGTTCGTAGGTGAATTCGGTATGACTTCCGG encodes the following:
- the speB gene encoding agmatinase, translated to MQTYAGIPEENAQLETSKVVLVTVPYDGTSTWGKGADKGPELFLDASENMELYDIETGTEPYLEGVFLAGEISEKSSPEAMTEAVYQKTKELLNHDDKLFTLFGGEHSVSIGSIRAVGEKYENLTVLQLDAHTDLRPDFHGSTSNHACAVFEASQKHNLVQVGIRSCDIEEMQYVNKEQCFFAHEIANNENWVNDVLEKVSGNVYITIDLDAFDPSIAPSTGTPEPGGLQWYPTLELLRKVFEKCNVVAFDIVELMDSPMPKPTAFLAAKLYYKMLAYYHISKP
- a CDS encoding GNAT family N-acetyltransferase, coding for MNYTNNRSGNGGVITLSNDEEIGRLTYTIAPEENKMIISYVLVHRQFEGRGMGKYLVQEGIKFARENNLKVYPHCSYARSVMNRMNDVDDILMPR
- a CDS encoding OsmC family protein produces the protein MKITLNRLNDDYLFECTNALGNKILLDNISESPGTKGVSPMETVLMAVAGCSGIDMVSILKKQRQELTGFSAEVEGERIQKDEAKPFKNILVKFFLQGNIDHAKAERAASLSFEKYCSVSKTLEPNVTVTYEVFVNGEKV
- a CDS encoding YkvA family protein, whose product is MKILTELKEKVRKLKAEIQVLIYAYSDKRTPLLAKLVIGLTVGYLLSPIDLIPDFIPVLGILDDLIIVPLLIMWSIRLIPKNILEEARKNVAENPKKLQKTNWIFGVIIVLFWLFLVYLAYQKFGAAYFKN
- a CDS encoding MGH1-like glycoside hydrolase domain-containing protein; its protein translation is MTTERERMLQDQWKTWGPYVSNRQWGTVREDYSATGNAWGYTTYNDAISRAYRWSEDGIAGICDTKQYLCFALSFWNYKDKMLKERFFGLSNHQGNHGEDVKELYYYLDNTPTHSYMKMVYKYPINEFPYTDLIDENRRRSKREPEYEIIDTGIFNDNEYFDIFIEYAKIHHDDILIRISVSNRSGKKAPLAILPTLWFRNNWKWGYGTYEPELKSTRPDVIDIEHGSIAPKKLYSRNKNCQAFFCNNETNPEVIPNSPTNAKFYKDGINNFVVYGDQNAINPEKKGTKASFFLEAEIEGGETQVFDFRMSPHDMEDAFFDFDQVFDLRKNEADEFYGEIQCQIEDEEEKNIQRQAFAGLLWNKQFYHYNVSKWLKGDPQLEAPRNFNHFVRNTEWEHMQNKDIISMPDKWEYPWFATWDLAFHCVPFAILDSDFAKCQLKLLTKEWYIHPNGQLPAYEWDFSDVNPPVHAWSTFRVFKIDEKMHGKPDIPFLESVFQKLLLNFTWWVNRKDKNGNNVFGGGFLGLDNIGAFDRNMQFKNGDHLEQADGTSWMAMFALNMMRISMELALYNPIYEDMAIKFFEHYLYIAEAMENLGDKKNGLWNENDGFFYDLLQLNDGDSKSLKLRSIVGLIPLFAVEIIEHETLEKLPNFRQRMEWILKNKPDLADLVSHWEVEGQGGKHLMSILRKTRLKRVLSRMVDEKEFLSDYGIRSMSKYYENDPFVFNIDGQDFVVKYTPAESDSSMFGGNSNWRGPIWFPINFLIVESLQRFHYYYGDSLQIEYPTGSLEMRNLDFVANDLSKRLYSIFSKDENGNRPFNGGNEFLNQNEFFKDYVMFHEYFNGDTGEGIGASHQTGWTATIAKLIQPRMGSRPA